GCATTTTCAGAACCCGCGAGGCCGCCGCGGCGCACATGGGCGAGACCGTGAGAAAGGTGATAATTACCGCGCCGGCAAGCGGCAAGGTGGATTTCACTACGGTAATGGGCATAAACGATGACGACTACGAGCCCGAAGGTCACGATGTGATTTCAAATGCGTCCTGCACGACCAACTGCTTCGGTCTGCTGGTCAAAGTTCTCCACGAAAATTTCTCGATCAGGCGTGGGGAGATGACCACGATACATTCCTATACGAACGATCAGAGGATACTCGACACTCCGCATAAGGATAAAAGAAGGGCAAGAGCGGCTGCACTCTCCATTATTCCTACCAGCACGGGGGCCGCAAACGCCATACAGCTTGTCTTTCCGGAGCTTAAGGGGAAACTCTCCGCGGTCGCCGTACGGGTGCCCACGCCCAACGTGTCGCTTGTGGATTTTACCTGCGAAGTGGAAAAAGGAACTTCCGCAGATGATGTGAATTCCAAATTCAAGGAAGCGGCCGAAGGAACGCTTAGCGGTTACCTTGCTT
The nucleotide sequence above comes from Candidatus Dadabacteria bacterium. Encoded proteins:
- the gap gene encoding type I glyceraldehyde-3-phosphate dehydrogenase is translated as MSIKVGINGFGRIGRHVLRIGLGREDLEFVGINDITDTETLAYLFKYDSVFGRYPGEVECNGEGITVDGKFIKVFSERNPANIPWAETGAQVVAEASGIFRTREAAAAHMGETVRKVIITAPASGKVDFTTVMGINDDDYEPEGHDVISNASCTTNCFGLLVKVLHENFSIRRGEMTTIHSYTNDQRILDTPHKDKRRARAAALSIIPTSTGAANAIQLVFPELKGKLSAVAVRVPTPNVSLVDFTCEVEKGTSADDVNSKFKEAAEGTLSGYLAYVEDEIVSSDLVGDTHSCSFDSMLTSVVEDNLVKVVAWYDNEYGYTSRVVDLIELVGETL